Proteins from a genomic interval of Mesobacillus sp. S13:
- a CDS encoding ATP-dependent DNA helicase produces MKNNLPFTITKNDTFFDLLGDYIGDVFYDILPEKGYELRDEQIYMAFQVEQAFKNKGIVFAEAGVGTGKTFVYLIYAILYARYMGKPAIVSCSDETLIEQLVKEGGDIEKLEKALGLKVDVRLAKAREQYVCVKKLDDLSNTSSDKEILDVHDRLPDFIFDEGISMNAFSRYGDRKEYPWVTNEKWSSMAWDPLQQCSTCSWRHRCGQTLNRDYYRHAGDLIICSHDFYMEHVWTKESRKREGQMPLLPDASTVIFDEGHLLEFAAQKGLTYRFNSQTLTTVLTGYMHQDVREESLYLIEDILELHDAWFDLLVENSSAVEGSNRKEVPMLSSIRRAAETLEKKVSDLMDQLVFDAEMFLIDEYHLKIMEEYLEFFAYGLSIFLKNDEGIFWLEENEVQTSLVIMPRLVEDILKKEVFSQNIPFVFSSATLSQAGDFSYIANSLGIEKYSSFTVASPFDYEDQMELVAHVEDDEMKKWEKIGDDLRSSNGSSLILFSTMQEMERFRAWTEKQKWSFPILFEGDREISETVKEFQTDTVTVLCSYNLWEGLDVPGESLIQVIISSLPFPPHDPVFQAKRKHAQNPAQEVDLPYMLLRLRQGMGRLIRTNQDSGTVHIWITQNQKTAHIEELKGVLPVQQIHWR; encoded by the coding sequence ATGAAAAATAACCTTCCATTTACCATTACCAAGAATGATACCTTCTTTGATTTGTTAGGGGATTATATTGGTGATGTCTTTTATGATATATTGCCTGAAAAAGGCTATGAACTGCGTGATGAACAGATTTATATGGCCTTCCAGGTGGAGCAGGCCTTTAAGAATAAAGGGATTGTTTTCGCAGAAGCGGGTGTAGGAACCGGTAAAACATTCGTCTATCTTATTTATGCCATTCTATACGCAAGATACATGGGAAAGCCAGCGATTGTCTCCTGTTCAGATGAGACGCTGATCGAGCAGCTCGTTAAAGAAGGCGGCGATATTGAGAAACTTGAAAAGGCGCTGGGACTGAAGGTCGATGTCCGTCTGGCAAAGGCAAGAGAGCAGTATGTTTGTGTAAAGAAGCTTGATGATCTATCAAATACATCAAGCGACAAGGAAATCCTTGATGTCCATGACCGGCTTCCGGATTTCATCTTTGATGAAGGAATTTCAATGAATGCTTTTTCTCGCTATGGAGACCGAAAGGAATACCCATGGGTCACGAATGAAAAATGGTCATCAATGGCTTGGGACCCGCTTCAGCAATGCTCTACATGCAGCTGGCGCCATCGCTGCGGCCAAACCTTGAACCGTGATTATTACCGCCATGCAGGGGATTTGATCATTTGTTCGCATGATTTTTATATGGAGCATGTATGGACGAAAGAATCCCGTAAACGGGAAGGGCAGATGCCTTTGCTTCCAGATGCTAGTACGGTGATTTTTGATGAGGGCCATTTGCTTGAATTCGCAGCGCAAAAGGGATTAACATACAGATTCAACTCACAAACCTTGACCACTGTCCTGACGGGGTATATGCACCAGGACGTCCGAGAGGAGTCTCTTTATTTAATAGAAGATATCTTGGAGCTGCATGATGCATGGTTTGACCTTTTAGTTGAGAATTCATCTGCGGTAGAAGGTTCAAATCGAAAAGAAGTTCCAATGCTCTCAAGTATCAGGAGAGCCGCAGAAACTCTGGAGAAAAAGGTTAGCGATTTAATGGACCAATTAGTTTTTGATGCAGAAATGTTCCTGATTGATGAGTACCATTTAAAAATCATGGAAGAATATCTTGAGTTTTTCGCATATGGTCTTTCAATTTTCTTGAAGAATGACGAAGGTATTTTCTGGCTTGAAGAAAATGAAGTGCAAACTTCACTCGTTATCATGCCACGACTGGTTGAGGATATATTGAAAAAAGAAGTATTTTCTCAAAACATCCCGTTCGTGTTTTCTTCTGCAACCCTGTCACAGGCTGGAGATTTCAGCTATATCGCGAATAGCCTGGGAATCGAGAAATACTCCTCATTTACTGTAGCGTCCCCATTTGATTACGAAGACCAAATGGAACTGGTCGCACATGTTGAGGACGATGAAATGAAGAAGTGGGAAAAGATAGGGGATGACCTAAGAAGCAGTAATGGCAGCTCGCTTATCTTATTCTCTACTATGCAGGAAATGGAACGATTCCGGGCTTGGACTGAAAAACAAAAGTGGAGCTTCCCTATTTTGTTTGAGGGTGACCGTGAAATCAGTGAAACGGTAAAGGAATTCCAGACTGACACTGTGACCGTTTTATGTTCCTACAATCTTTGGGAAGGACTGGATGTGCCAGGAGAGTCATTGATTCAGGTTATCATTTCTTCCTTGCCATTCCCGCCTCATGACCCGGTCTTCCAGGCGAAAAGAAAGCATGCACAAAATCCCGCTCAAGAGGTAGATCTTCCATATATGCTCCTTCGCCTAAGACAAGGGATGGGAAGGTTGATCAGAACGAATCAAGACAGCGGTACCGTGCATATTTGGATCACACAAAATCAAAAAACTGCACACATAGAAGAATTAAAAGGTGTATTGCCTGTTCAACAGATACACTGGAGATAG
- a CDS encoding DUF896 domain-containing protein has product MLSSDKIARINELARKAKSSKLTEEEAKEQTKLRAEYLQSFRSSMLNTLKGVTIVDPEGNDVTPEKLKDEKAKNKLH; this is encoded by the coding sequence ATGCTATCAAGTGATAAAATTGCTAGAATCAATGAACTGGCAAGGAAAGCAAAATCATCTAAGTTGACAGAAGAAGAAGCAAAAGAACAAACGAAGCTTCGAGCAGAATATTTACAGTCTTTCCGGTCTTCTATGCTTAATACACTTAAAGGTGTTACCATAGTGGATCCAGAAGGCAATGATGTTACACCTGAAAAACTTAAAGACGAAAAAGCGAAGAACAAGCTTCATTAA
- the tkt gene encoding transketolase produces the protein MFKEIDMLSIDSIRTLSIDAIEKANSGHPGMPMGAAPMAYTLWTRYMNINPKNPEWFNRDRFVLSAGHGSMLLYSLLHLAGYDLTMDDIKQFRQWGSKTPGHPEFGHTAGVDATTGPLGQGVAMAVGMAMAERHLAAVYNKDNYNLVDHYTYTICGDGDLMEGVSAEAASLAAHLKLGKMIVLYDSNDISLDGDLDKSFSESVEGRFKAYGWQYVRVEDGNNLEEIAKAIEEAKSDSDRPTMIEVKTVIGYGSPNLSGKSDVHGAPLGADELKLTKEAYKWTFEEDFHVPSEVYDHFKQQIADKGEQTEQAWNELFAKYKSEYPELGAQLEKAMKGELLEGWDKDIPVYEEGKSLASRASSGEALNGIAKNLPYLIGGSADLAGSNKTMIKGTGDFFPGSFEGRNIWFGVREFAMGAAMNGMALHGGLKIFGGTFFVFSDYLKPAIRLAALMGLPVTYVFTHDSIAVGEDGPTHEPVEQLAGLRAMPNLSVIRPADGNETAAAWKLSIESTKTPTALVLTRQNLPTIKDTDKNAYEGVSKGAYVISPAGKDTADALILAAGSEVGLAVKAQEALASEGIDAAVVSMPSWDRFEQQSKEYKESVIPKSVKKRLGIEMGSSLGWHRYVGDEGEVLAIDTFGASAPGEKIMEEYGFSVNNVVARVKALLEQN, from the coding sequence ATGTTTAAAGAAATTGATATGCTTTCAATTGATTCCATTCGTACCTTATCAATTGATGCAATTGAAAAGGCTAATTCCGGCCACCCTGGCATGCCGATGGGGGCTGCTCCGATGGCTTACACACTGTGGACTCGTTACATGAACATTAACCCTAAAAACCCAGAATGGTTCAACCGCGACCGCTTTGTATTATCTGCTGGGCATGGTTCCATGCTGTTATACAGCTTGCTGCATCTTGCAGGATATGACTTAACGATGGATGATATTAAGCAGTTCCGCCAGTGGGGAAGCAAGACTCCAGGTCATCCTGAGTTCGGCCACACTGCCGGTGTAGACGCAACAACCGGACCACTTGGACAGGGGGTTGCTATGGCAGTCGGTATGGCAATGGCTGAGCGCCATCTTGCAGCTGTCTACAACAAGGATAACTATAATCTCGTTGATCACTATACATACACCATTTGCGGTGACGGCGATCTAATGGAAGGTGTATCTGCTGAAGCAGCATCTCTTGCAGCCCATCTGAAATTAGGCAAAATGATCGTTCTTTATGATTCAAACGATATTTCTCTGGATGGCGACCTTGATAAGTCGTTCTCAGAAAGTGTTGAAGGTCGTTTCAAAGCTTATGGCTGGCAATATGTCCGAGTTGAAGATGGTAACAACCTTGAGGAAATCGCTAAAGCGATCGAGGAAGCGAAATCAGATTCAGATCGTCCAACAATGATTGAAGTGAAGACGGTCATTGGATATGGTTCACCTAACCTTTCAGGTAAGTCAGATGTACATGGTGCTCCACTTGGTGCAGATGAATTGAAGCTTACAAAGGAAGCTTATAAGTGGACTTTTGAAGAAGACTTCCATGTGCCAAGCGAAGTATATGATCACTTCAAACAGCAAATCGCTGATAAAGGTGAACAGACAGAACAAGCTTGGAACGAACTTTTTGCAAAATATAAGAGTGAATATCCTGAACTGGGAGCCCAACTCGAAAAAGCGATGAAGGGTGAGTTACTAGAAGGATGGGATAAAGACATTCCAGTATACGAAGAAGGCAAGAGCCTTGCGAGCCGTGCTTCTTCTGGTGAAGCACTTAACGGCATTGCGAAAAACCTGCCTTACTTGATCGGCGGATCCGCTGACCTTGCTGGCTCAAACAAAACCATGATCAAGGGAACTGGTGACTTCTTCCCAGGTTCATTTGAAGGCCGCAACATCTGGTTTGGTGTTCGTGAGTTCGCAATGGGTGCTGCAATGAATGGTATGGCTCTACACGGTGGATTGAAGATATTTGGCGGAACATTCTTCGTGTTCTCTGATTATCTCAAGCCAGCAATCAGATTGGCTGCATTAATGGGCTTGCCTGTAACATACGTCTTCACTCATGACAGCATTGCAGTAGGAGAAGATGGACCGACGCACGAACCAGTTGAACAGCTCGCTGGACTTCGTGCTATGCCAAATCTGTCTGTGATCCGACCTGCAGATGGCAATGAAACAGCCGCTGCTTGGAAGCTTTCAATTGAGTCTACAAAGACACCAACCGCACTTGTGTTGACACGCCAAAACTTGCCGACGATCAAAGATACTGATAAGAACGCATATGAAGGCGTATCGAAAGGTGCTTACGTCATTTCTCCAGCTGGAAAAGATACTGCTGATGCATTGATTCTTGCAGCAGGATCAGAAGTTGGCTTAGCTGTTAAGGCACAAGAAGCGTTGGCTTCTGAGGGTATTGATGCAGCTGTTGTTAGTATGCCTTCATGGGATCGCTTCGAACAACAGTCTAAGGAATACAAGGAAAGCGTAATTCCTAAGTCTGTCAAGAAGCGTCTCGGAATTGAGATGGGATCTTCACTTGGTTGGCACCGTTATGTTGGTGACGAAGGGGAAGTTCTTGCAATTGATACATTCGGCGCATCAGCTCCAGGTGAGAAGATCATGGAAGAGTATGGATTCTCAGTAAACAATGTTGTCGCACGTGTAAAAGCATTACTTGAGCAAAACTAA
- a CDS encoding lysozyme family protein produces MKYTNKKPKKKKQVQRNFNLVILLFMSFIGFLLLDRFLELYNESFKKMNVSVNSSIGEVAKYTPMIEDELKKFGMEDHTVTVAALMMQESRGKGGDPMQASESLGLAPNSIQDPQQSIQQGVKYYQRVVDHGKKMQVDFPTVIQSYNMGIGYIDFVAKNGGKHSEELAKKFSMIQVEKSPQTYDCGGDKNNFRYPYCYGDFTYSTKVAKHMESITVSVPEDLSEGLTKRSF; encoded by the coding sequence ATGAAATATACAAATAAGAAACCCAAAAAGAAAAAACAAGTGCAGAGAAATTTCAATCTGGTCATCTTACTTTTTATGAGTTTTATTGGCTTTCTTTTACTTGATAGATTCCTGGAATTATACAATGAAAGTTTCAAAAAAATGAATGTTAGTGTAAATAGTTCGATAGGAGAAGTTGCCAAGTATACGCCGATGATAGAAGACGAATTGAAAAAGTTTGGGATGGAAGACCACACCGTAACGGTGGCTGCATTGATGATGCAGGAAAGCAGGGGGAAGGGTGGAGACCCTATGCAAGCGTCTGAGTCATTGGGATTAGCTCCTAACAGCATCCAGGATCCCCAGCAAAGCATCCAGCAAGGTGTAAAGTACTATCAGCGTGTTGTGGACCATGGCAAAAAAATGCAAGTTGATTTCCCGACAGTCATCCAGTCTTACAATATGGGAATAGGCTATATTGATTTTGTAGCCAAAAACGGCGGGAAGCACAGCGAGGAGCTGGCAAAGAAGTTCTCCATGATCCAGGTTGAAAAAAGTCCGCAAACCTATGATTGCGGCGGTGATAAAAACAATTTCCGCTATCCCTATTGCTATGGTGACTTCACCTATAGCACCAAGGTTGCAAAACATATGGAATCCATTACAGTCAGTGTTCCAGAAGATTTAAGCGAGGGTTTAACTAAACGTTCATTTTAG
- a CDS encoding SDR family NAD(P)-dependent oxidoreductase — MPGKFEGKTVIITGGSNGIGKGIAKAFAKEYANVCIADLDEIKGKELISTLEKFGGKAAFYKTDVRKEDDLLSLMGRAINDFGKIDILVNNAGVSRFKPLFELTTEEWEDVVFTNLRSVFIGSREAARRMDKGGRIINIASTRATMSEPNSEAYASSKGGIVALTHALAASLQEKGITVNSISPGWIQTDDYEELREKDHLQHWSNRVGRPEDIAKACLYLTDPENDFINGQDLVIDGGMTRKMIYED; from the coding sequence ATGCCAGGCAAGTTTGAAGGAAAGACGGTCATCATTACCGGTGGATCAAATGGGATTGGAAAAGGAATTGCTAAAGCTTTTGCAAAAGAATATGCTAATGTGTGCATCGCGGATCTAGATGAGATAAAGGGGAAGGAACTGATTTCAACCTTAGAGAAATTCGGTGGAAAAGCCGCTTTTTACAAAACCGATGTGAGAAAAGAAGACGATCTTCTCTCCCTGATGGGTCGCGCTATCAATGACTTTGGTAAAATTGATATATTGGTCAATAATGCCGGAGTGTCAAGGTTCAAGCCCTTATTTGAGCTTACAACTGAGGAATGGGAGGATGTGGTTTTTACCAATCTCAGAAGTGTATTCATTGGATCCCGTGAGGCTGCCAGAAGAATGGATAAAGGTGGACGGATCATCAATATAGCATCGACAAGGGCAACCATGTCTGAACCGAATTCCGAGGCTTATGCTTCTTCTAAAGGAGGAATTGTTGCCTTGACACATGCCCTTGCTGCTTCGCTTCAAGAGAAAGGAATCACAGTCAATTCTATAAGCCCTGGCTGGATCCAGACAGATGATTATGAGGAATTACGTGAAAAGGACCATCTACAGCACTGGTCCAACCGAGTCGGAAGACCGGAGGATATAGCAAAAGCATGCCTCTATTTAACCGACCCGGAGAACGATTTTATTAATGGACAAGATCTTGTTATTGATGGTGGAATGACACGGAAAATGATTTATGAAGATTAA
- a CDS encoding RNA polymerase sigma factor, which translates to MEQKDLMLRIHNGDESAFAELLNPLIEKAYKTSYSIVRSKEEAEEVVQNAMLEAYRNIMAGKEIIYFNTWFYKLVSHRSIDNVRKKSRLMETVIEIDTLKDQREVVDEVLQDEMQMEINQGIQSIKNRDYRNVLLLYYYQDYSIQEVSEMLGMKTSTVKSHLHRARKALKARLMENQIIGVSTQ; encoded by the coding sequence TTGGAACAGAAAGACCTAATGCTGAGAATTCATAATGGAGATGAGTCAGCATTTGCTGAATTATTGAATCCCTTGATTGAAAAGGCATATAAAACGAGCTATAGTATTGTCCGGTCAAAGGAAGAAGCAGAAGAAGTCGTCCAAAACGCGATGCTAGAGGCATATAGGAACATCATGGCTGGAAAGGAAATTATCTATTTCAACACCTGGTTCTACAAGCTGGTTTCGCATCGGTCCATTGATAACGTTAGGAAGAAATCAAGGTTGATGGAGACTGTAATCGAAATCGATACGTTAAAAGACCAGCGAGAGGTAGTCGATGAAGTGCTCCAGGATGAAATGCAAATGGAAATCAATCAAGGGATACAGTCTATTAAGAACAGAGATTATCGGAATGTTTTGCTCTTGTACTATTATCAAGATTACTCCATACAAGAGGTCTCAGAAATGCTTGGCATGAAAACGTCAACAGTCAAATCCCATCTCCATAGAGCGAGAAAAGCATTGAAGGCAAGGTTAATGGAAAATCAAATCATAGGGGTGAGCACACAATGA
- the lexA gene encoding transcriptional repressor LexA, whose product MTKLSKRQQDIFEFIKGEVKKKGYPPSVREIGEAVGLASSSTVHGHLARLESKGLIRRDPTKPRAIEILEIEDDARIPKYNVVNVPVVGKVTAGMPITAIENVEEYFPLPDRLVPHDEQVFMLEIMGDSMIEAGILDGDYVIVKQQKTANNGDIVVAMTEDDEATVKRFFKEKDYFRLQPENPTMDPIILRNVSILGKVIGVYRHMH is encoded by the coding sequence ATGACAAAGTTATCTAAGCGGCAACAAGATATATTTGAATTCATAAAAGGCGAAGTCAAGAAAAAAGGGTATCCGCCATCCGTACGTGAAATAGGCGAAGCAGTTGGACTTGCCTCTAGCTCCACTGTCCATGGACACCTTGCCAGACTTGAGAGCAAAGGCTTGATTCGACGCGATCCTACTAAGCCGCGTGCAATAGAAATTCTCGAAATAGAAGATGATGCACGTATTCCAAAGTATAATGTCGTTAATGTTCCTGTTGTTGGTAAAGTAACAGCGGGTATGCCGATTACCGCCATTGAAAATGTTGAAGAGTACTTCCCTCTCCCAGATCGCCTTGTTCCGCATGATGAGCAGGTTTTCATGCTTGAAATCATGGGTGACAGTATGATCGAAGCGGGAATCCTTGATGGGGACTATGTGATTGTCAAGCAGCAAAAGACTGCTAATAATGGAGATATTGTAGTAGCGATGACAGAGGACGATGAAGCAACAGTAAAGCGCTTCTTTAAGGAAAAGGATTATTTCAGGCTGCAGCCGGAAAACCCAACTATGGATCCAATTATCCTTCGTAATGTATCCATTCTTGGTAAGGTTATCGGTGTCTACCGCCATATGCATTAA
- a CDS encoding phosphotransferase enzyme family protein has translation MNLVSMAKVVRTVDGEWKSTLAEKILERWGYDKGTVFYYRASSNFLFVFKKAGKKYFLRFSDVNEKAYSQIESEMKILEYLRDQPICVALPVRSNNGNLIECIEADIGTYYAVVFEALPGKQLETENLEEEEFHTWGSHLGRLHKIFKEMPAEYRSARKDVQDQLDDVFKNIPDYETAALKEFDAIKHWAKALGRSNENFGLIHYDFELDNLIWQDGEIGILDFDDCMNNWFVADIAYALRDILKTRDDMENPFVNAFIAGYQSETKLDQMLVKELPMFIRMHNLLTFVSLLKVVDVPESMELKEGLINLKEKLKQYIEKYRNSFSS, from the coding sequence ATGAATCTTGTTTCAATGGCAAAAGTAGTTAGAACTGTAGACGGGGAATGGAAAAGCACTCTGGCAGAAAAAATCCTGGAGAGATGGGGGTATGACAAAGGGACTGTCTTTTACTATCGTGCAAGTTCAAACTTTTTGTTTGTTTTTAAAAAAGCAGGGAAAAAATATTTTTTACGGTTCAGTGATGTCAACGAAAAAGCATATTCGCAAATTGAAAGTGAAATGAAGATACTTGAGTATCTAAGAGATCAGCCTATTTGCGTGGCACTTCCTGTAAGATCAAATAATGGTAATCTCATTGAGTGTATCGAAGCGGATATTGGCACTTATTATGCAGTTGTTTTCGAAGCGCTTCCTGGTAAACAACTTGAAACAGAGAATCTTGAAGAAGAGGAGTTTCATACATGGGGAAGCCACCTTGGAAGGCTGCATAAGATTTTCAAGGAAATGCCAGCAGAATATCGTTCAGCTAGAAAAGATGTGCAAGACCAGCTGGATGATGTCTTTAAAAATATACCAGACTATGAAACTGCAGCTTTAAAGGAGTTTGATGCAATTAAGCATTGGGCTAAAGCTTTGGGCCGTTCTAATGAAAACTTCGGTTTGATTCATTATGATTTCGAATTGGACAATTTAATCTGGCAAGATGGAGAGATCGGCATCTTGGATTTTGATGATTGTATGAACAACTGGTTTGTTGCCGATATTGCCTATGCTTTAAGAGACATATTAAAAACACGTGATGACATGGAGAATCCATTTGTGAATGCATTCATTGCTGGGTATCAATCAGAAACAAAGCTTGACCAGATGCTAGTAAAAGAACTACCAATGTTCATTCGGATGCATAACCTCTTAACCTTTGTCAGTTTGCTCAAAGTAGTTGATGTTCCAGAGAGCATGGAATTGAAAGAGGGACTGATCAATCTAAAAGAAAAATTAAAGCAATATATAGAGAAGTATCGTAATTCTTTTTCAAGCTGA
- a CDS encoding DUF4179 domain-containing protein — MSTEDKLIKRELEEEMKKIEVPSSLYDFAKNIKKEERQRKSTGKISRKRTFQVAAAAVIALGVTAGSAFFNPAVAEMASKIPYLGQVFQTKPVNTMIQDSLEKEGYKNFSFGMTPGEVTSFEIRIQGTEKDADRERDKITAIADKVLKSKGYDKYKIYVSYIPQVTLTKEEKELTKLGENLEATLKKLGYDIVYVSPFNSQIVVGIPKTETSLEEIKKATIQAAKNNGYDKVVSIEIVEEPNNREDIWLRYMRTIYEGMALKKEYHVTGYGYSYKKNKMKMIIKTNLKPSDEVAEETAIKIREEIGKFVESEKPNSRVKEDEYEIIIRDKNGDDLPF; from the coding sequence ATGAGTACCGAAGACAAGTTGATCAAAAGGGAGTTAGAGGAAGAAATGAAAAAGATTGAGGTGCCATCTTCACTTTATGATTTTGCCAAAAACATTAAGAAGGAAGAAAGACAAAGGAAATCAACAGGGAAAATTAGCAGAAAAAGAACTTTTCAGGTCGCCGCAGCAGCAGTGATTGCTCTTGGAGTAACGGCTGGTTCGGCATTCTTTAATCCTGCTGTAGCAGAAATGGCTTCTAAAATTCCTTACCTGGGACAGGTTTTCCAGACGAAGCCTGTTAATACCATGATTCAGGATTCGCTGGAGAAAGAAGGGTATAAAAATTTCTCCTTCGGGATGACTCCCGGTGAAGTGACCAGTTTTGAAATTAGGATTCAGGGTACTGAAAAGGATGCTGACCGGGAGCGGGATAAGATAACAGCAATCGCAGATAAGGTTCTAAAAAGTAAAGGATATGATAAGTATAAAATTTATGTTAGCTATATTCCTCAAGTTACACTTACAAAGGAGGAAAAGGAATTAACCAAGCTGGGTGAAAACCTAGAAGCTACCCTAAAGAAATTAGGGTATGACATTGTATATGTAAGTCCATTCAATAGCCAGATTGTAGTCGGTATACCAAAAACAGAAACCAGTTTAGAAGAAATAAAAAAAGCAACGATCCAAGCAGCCAAAAATAATGGGTACGATAAAGTAGTTTCCATTGAAATTGTCGAAGAACCAAATAACCGCGAAGACATTTGGCTGCGATATATGAGAACCATATATGAAGGAATGGCTCTGAAAAAAGAGTATCATGTGACAGGGTATGGATATTCCTACAAAAAAAATAAAATGAAAATGATCATCAAGACCAATTTAAAACCATCTGATGAGGTAGCTGAAGAAACGGCCATCAAAATCCGTGAGGAAATCGGCAAGTTTGTTGAAAGTGAAAAACCGAATTCAAGGGTTAAGGAAGATGAATATGAGATTATAATCCGAGATAAAAATGGTGATGACTTGCCATTTTAA
- a CDS encoding LysM peptidoglycan-binding domain-containing protein: MKKLWENYSYGMILLAVSLVFTFVAKAQLNNEEAYITVTIEEGQTLWKIAESFANEHNLSENEFVSWVEKENGIVGEMVYPGDELVIPVVAEQIEPTQIAGAGK, translated from the coding sequence ATGAAAAAACTATGGGAAAACTATTCATATGGAATGATCTTGCTTGCTGTCAGCTTAGTCTTCACATTCGTGGCTAAAGCTCAATTAAATAACGAAGAGGCTTACATAACTGTTACTATAGAAGAAGGACAAACATTATGGAAGATTGCTGAATCATTTGCCAACGAACACAATTTATCTGAAAATGAATTTGTAAGCTGGGTAGAAAAAGAAAATGGAATTGTCGGTGAAATGGTCTATCCGGGTGACGAGCTGGTAATCCCTGTTGTGGCTGAACAGATTGAACCTACTCAGATTGCCGGAGCAGGAAAGTAG
- a CDS encoding VOC family protein, translated as MITGIVPYLVTDGNGQEAVKFYQEALGAEVVSLQTFGDVPPNPEYPLPEEAKNRVLNAQMNIGDAKLMLSDTFPGHPFQLGSQVTIALMVDNASEAKEIFEKLQEDGKVSMPLQETFWSPAYGQVTDKFGVEWQVSTEVKK; from the coding sequence ATGATTACAGGAATTGTCCCTTATCTGGTGACGGATGGAAATGGCCAGGAAGCAGTGAAGTTTTATCAGGAGGCTTTAGGAGCTGAAGTTGTTAGCCTCCAAACATTTGGAGATGTGCCTCCAAATCCTGAGTATCCACTTCCTGAAGAAGCAAAAAATCGAGTGCTGAATGCTCAAATGAACATTGGTGATGCGAAACTGATGTTATCTGATACATTTCCTGGACATCCATTTCAGCTCGGATCTCAGGTAACAATTGCACTCATGGTGGATAACGCTTCTGAAGCAAAAGAAATTTTCGAAAAGCTCCAGGAAGATGGAAAAGTATCAATGCCACTTCAGGAAACATTCTGGAGCCCGGCTTACGGCCAGGTGACAGATAAATTTGGTGTCGAGTGGCAAGTTTCAACAGAAGTAAAGAAATAA
- a CDS encoding recombinase family protein, whose translation MKAIIYCRVSTTKETQETSLARQEEELLRLAGSYGFEVASIIKEQASGYDLEREGMLELLELIKDKNIGALLIQDETRLGRGNAKVAILHCILKENVKLYSVSHSGELQLSESDSMVLQIVSMVEEYQRKIHNIKIKRGMKRAIEHGYKPQRNLKNQGDHSGRERKEMPIEEIVRLRNNGLTFAEIAATLRGFGYNVSKATVNRRYLEYIEADE comes from the coding sequence ATGAAAGCAATCATTTATTGCCGTGTAAGTACAACGAAGGAAACACAGGAAACTTCTCTTGCCAGGCAGGAAGAAGAGCTGCTTCGACTGGCAGGCAGTTATGGCTTTGAAGTAGCCAGTATCATTAAAGAACAGGCCAGCGGTTATGATCTTGAAAGAGAAGGGATGCTTGAGCTGCTGGAATTGATTAAGGATAAAAATATAGGGGCACTGCTGATCCAGGATGAAACGAGACTTGGAAGAGGAAATGCAAAAGTTGCGATCCTACATTGTATCCTTAAAGAAAATGTGAAATTATATAGTGTCTCGCATAGTGGGGAGCTGCAACTTTCAGAATCAGATTCCATGGTGCTCCAAATTGTCAGTATGGTCGAAGAGTATCAAAGGAAAATCCATAACATTAAAATCAAGAGGGGCATGAAGCGGGCGATTGAACACGGATACAAACCCCAGCGCAATCTAAAGAACCAGGGTGATCATTCGGGACGGGAACGAAAAGAGATGCCGATTGAGGAAATAGTCAGGCTGCGCAATAATGGGCTGACCTTTGCGGAGATCGCTGCTACTCTAAGGGGATTCGGATATAATGTATCCAAAGCAACAGTAAACCGAAGATATCTTGAGTACATAGAAGCAGACGAATAA